A section of the Octopus sinensis unplaced genomic scaffold, ASM634580v1 Contig17135, whole genome shotgun sequence genome encodes:
- the LOC115231009 gene encoding cullin-3-like, which yields MIMVLGIESRSVYEEDFEIPFLDQSAEFYKLESQKFLAENSASVYIKKVEARINEEAERATHYLDKSTEEPIVKVLEEELIRKHMKTIVEMENSGVVHMLKNNKTDDLACMYKLFIRVPEGLKTMCDCSSAYLREQGKALVSEEGEDGKNAISYIQSLLDLKDRFDHFLHESFNDDKQFKQVISGDFEYFINLNTRSPEYLSLFIDDKLKKGVKGMSEQEIENVLDKSMVLFRFLQEKDVFERYYKQHLAKRLLLNKSVSDDSEKNMISKLKTECGCQFTSKLEGMFKDMTVSNSTMEEFKSFLQQSGVSKILTVWMFSCLSIWEVVSITSFSNYSISFIFLCINW from the exons ATGATTATGGTCCTTGGTATTGAGTCTCGGTCAGTATATGAAGAAGACTTTGAAATACCATTCCTTGATCAGTCAGCTGAATTTTATAAA ctGGAGAGTCAAAAGTTTTTGGCTGAAAATAGTGCatctgtatatattaaaaaagtagAGGCTCGAATTAATGAGGAAGCAGAAAGAGCAACTCATTATTTAGATAAATCAACAGAAGAACCTATTGTAAAA GTACTTGAAGAAGAACTTATAAGAAAACACATGAAGACAATTGTAGAG atgGAAAATTCTGGTGTTGTGcacatgttaaaaaataataaaactgatg ATTTGGCCTGTATGTATAAACTATTTATAAGAGTTCCAGAGGGTTTGAAAACAATGTGTGATTGTAGCAGTGCCTATTTGAGAGAACAAGGCAAAGCACTTGTTTCAGAAGAAGGGGAAGATGGGAAAAACGCAATATCCTATATTCAA AGCCTCTTGGACCTTAAGGATAGATTTGATCACTTTCTGCACGAGTCTTTCAATGACGACAAACAGTTTAAACAAGTTATATCTGGagattttgaatatttcattaatttgaaTACAAGATCTCCTGaatatctctctctgtttattgatGATAAATTGAAAAAAGGTGTTAAAGGG ATGTCtgaacaagaaatagaaaatgtacTTGATAAAAGCATGGTCCTCTTCCGGTTCTTACAAGAGAAAGATGTATTTGAAAGATATTATAAACAACATTTAGCAAAGCGATTGCTGCTAAATAAAAGTGTCTCTGATgattcagaaaaaaatatgatcTCCAAACTGAAG ACGGAATGTGGTTGCCAGTTCACTTCTAAATTAGAAGGAATGTTTAAAGATATGACAGTCTCTAACAGTACAATGGAAGAATTTAAAAGTTTTTTGCAACAGTCAGGTGTAAGTAAAATATTGACTGTTTGGATGTTTTCTTGTTTAAGCATTTGGGAGGTAGTTTCTATCACTAGTTTTAGTAATTActccatttcatttatttttctgtgcATTAATTGGTAA